Proteins encoded within one genomic window of Synechococcus sp. PCC 7335:
- the purB gene encoding adenylosuccinate lyase, with amino-acid sequence MIERYTLPEMGKLWTDEYKFKTWLQVEIAVCEAQAQLGRIPKEAVETIKAKANFDVERILEIEAEVRHDVIAFLTNVNEYVGDAGRYIHLGMTSSDVLDTALSLQIVASHQLILTHVENLIQAIRYKAQEHRDTVMIGRSHGIHAEPMTFGFKLAGWLAEMQRHRERLTHIQDEIAVGQISGAVGTYANIDPEVEEITCQILGLKPDTVSTQVISRDVHAEFIMSLAGLGASIERFAIEIRNLQRTDVLEVEEFFSKKQKGSSAMPHKRNPIKSERLTGMARILRGNAIAALENVALWHERDISHSSVERVIFPDSCILTHFMLVETTQLIKNLLVYPENMSRNMNLYGGVVFSQRVMLTLVEKGISREDAYRIVQSNAHQAWNTPGGNFQKLIESDPQVQENLSREEVAECFNPDYQLRNLDKVYQRLDI; translated from the coding sequence TTGATAGAACGCTATACCCTGCCCGAGATGGGCAAGCTTTGGACCGATGAATACAAGTTCAAGACGTGGCTCCAGGTAGAAATTGCTGTGTGTGAGGCGCAGGCACAGCTAGGTCGTATTCCCAAAGAAGCGGTAGAGACTATCAAAGCGAAAGCCAACTTTGACGTAGAGCGCATTCTAGAAATCGAGGCCGAAGTTCGTCACGATGTCATCGCTTTTCTAACTAACGTCAACGAGTATGTCGGCGATGCTGGTCGCTACATTCACCTAGGCATGACTAGCTCAGACGTACTAGATACCGCGCTATCTCTGCAAATTGTCGCCAGTCATCAGTTGATTTTGACCCACGTCGAAAATCTGATCCAGGCCATTCGCTACAAGGCACAAGAGCACCGCGACACGGTAATGATTGGCCGGTCGCACGGAATTCACGCTGAGCCCATGACCTTTGGCTTCAAACTGGCCGGTTGGCTAGCCGAAATGCAGCGTCACCGCGAACGCCTTACTCACATTCAAGATGAAATCGCTGTCGGTCAGATCTCTGGTGCAGTCGGGACCTACGCCAATATTGACCCAGAAGTAGAAGAAATTACCTGTCAGATCTTAGGTCTCAAACCCGATACGGTGTCGACTCAAGTCATCTCACGCGATGTCCATGCCGAATTTATCATGAGCTTAGCGGGTCTAGGCGCCTCAATAGAGCGCTTTGCTATCGAGATCCGTAACTTGCAGCGCACCGATGTTCTAGAAGTAGAAGAGTTCTTTTCTAAAAAGCAGAAAGGATCGTCGGCGATGCCTCACAAGCGCAATCCAATCAAATCCGAGCGATTAACTGGAATGGCAAGGATACTGAGGGGGAACGCGATCGCCGCGTTAGAAAATGTCGCCCTTTGGCACGAACGCGATATCTCCCACAGCTCAGTAGAACGCGTTATCTTCCCAGATAGCTGCATTCTTACTCACTTCATGTTGGTCGAAACTACCCAGCTGATCAAAAATCTGCTGGTTTATCCCGAAAATATGTCTCGCAACATGAACCTGTACGGCGGAGTTGTCTTTAGCCAGCGGGTCATGCTTACTCTAGTTGAAAAAGGCATCAGCCGAGAAGACGCCTACCGCATCGTCCAGTCCAACGCACACCAGGCCTGGAACACCCCTGGTGGCAACTTCCAGAAGCTAATCGAAAGCGATCCACAAGTTCAAGAGAACCTTTCTCGTGAAGAAGTTGCTGAATGCTTTAACCCAGACTACCAGCTTCGTAATCTAGATAAGGTTTACCAGCGATTGGATATTTAA